One segment of Fusarium oxysporum f. sp. lycopersici 4287 chromosome 7, whole genome shotgun sequence DNA contains the following:
- a CDS encoding oxidoreductase, giving the protein MSDLNPLNGGNFVHDNKRVVDGGSILKRFSLQGKTAIITGAAAGIGLSIAEAYAEVGANIAIWYRTSSKAEERAEEISKKYNVSVKAYQVDMRDAEAVEKAIDQSVKDLNGPMVDGPLDHYRDVVQTNLDGTYYCAKVAAKHWRRQKVEGTDINGQPLTNYTSGSFIATASMSGSIVNTPQLQAAYNAAKAGVIHLIKSLAVEWARYARANAISPGYIITEISNFVPQETKDIWKDKIPLGREGEPHELQGAYLFLASDASTYATGANFVIDGGYSAP; this is encoded by the exons ATGTCTGATCTTAACCCCCTCAATGGAGGCAACTTCGTCCATGATAACAAACGCGTGGTCGATGGAGGCTCCATTCTGAAGCGTTTCTCTCTTCAGGGCAAGACTGCCATCATTACCGGTGCCGCCGCTGGTATCGGCCTTTCTATCGCCGAGGCTTACGCTGAAGTCGGTGCCAACATTGCAATCTGGTACCGTACCAGCAGCAAAGCTGAAGAGCGTGCTGAAGAAATCTCCAAGAAATACAACGTCTCAG TCAAGGCCTATCAGGTTGATATGAGAGATGCcgaagctgttgagaaggctaTCGACCAGTCAGTCAAGGACCTTAACG GTCCCATGGTCGATGGCCCTCTTGATCACTACCGTGATGTTGTCCAGACCAACCTGGACGGCACTTATTACTGTGCCAAAGTTGCAGCTAAACACTGGCGTCGCCAGAAGGTCGAGGGGACTGATATTAACGGCCAACCTTTGACAAATTACACATCTGGTAGTTTCATTGCCACGGCGTCCATGAGTGGAAGCATCGTAAACACTCCCCAGCTCCAGGCTGCTTATAATGCcgccaaggctggtgtcaTTCACCTCATCAAGAGTCTGGCTGTTGAGTGGGCTCGATATGCTCGTGCCAACGCCATCTCTCCCGGTTATATCATTACTGAGATCTCCAACTTTGTGCCACAAGAGACCAAAGACATTTGGAAAGACAAGATTCCTCTTGG CCGTGAGGGCGAGCCTCATGAGCTCCAGGGTGCTTATCTGTTCCTAGCATCAGACGCTTCCACATACGCCACTGGTGCCAACTTTGTTATCGATGGGGGCTACAGTGCTCCATAG
- a CDS encoding 3-oxoacyl-[acyl-carrier protein] reductase produces MANTAASPRSHRPYDSKLGIVTGGSRGIGAAVAARLAAKGCNLLLVYTSNSSTELTRNLCGELSSLHSIKCLAVQADLGKPSEASPKIIEAARRLHDLYNPHKPFQIDILINNAGVSSNQHMNDERHGKIQEVEFHRVYNVNVLAPLLLTQAVAPHLPTNRAGRIVNVSSVSSSIGYQGQSVYAGSKAALEAMTRTWSRELATRATVNAVNPGPAWGDMYAAAGQTFWNINQPYVDAAPLAQYNGEPEVLAMVGTDAERFDRTVRENMGNRRPGFTTEIAGTIDMLCSEESGWTTGSVICANGGMKMSIA; encoded by the exons ATGGCGAATACAGCAGCTTCCCCCAGGTCTCATCGTCCCTATGACTCAAAGCTTGGAATAGTCACAGGAGGCTCTCGAG GTATTGGTGCAGCCGTTGCTGCGAGACTCGCTGCCAAAGGATgcaatcttctccttgttTACACCTCCAACTCGTCCACAGAACTAACCAGAAATCTTTGCGGCGAGCTATCATCTCTGCACAGCATTAAATGCCTTGCAGTACAGGCCGATTTGGGCAAGCCGTCCGAAGCTTCTCCTAAAATCATTGAAGCTGCACGTCGCCTTCATGATTTATATAACCCGCACAAGCCCTTCCAAATTGATATACTAATCAACAATGCCGGTGTCTCGTCTAACCAGCATATGAATGATGAAAGACATGGAAAAATTCAAGAAGTCGAGTTTCACCGCGTCTATAATGTCAATGTCTTGGCCCCTCTCCTCCTGACCCAGGCTGTCGCCCCGCATCTTCCCACAAACCGCGCGGGCCGCATTGTCAATGTTTCCAGTGTATCTTCGTCTATCGGGTATCAGGGCCAATCTGTTTACGCCGGGAGTAAAGCGGCCTTGGAAGCAATGACACGGACCTGGAGTCGTGAGCTGGCTACTCGTGCTACAGTCAATGCTGTCAATCCCGGGCCTGCTTGGGGAGATATGTACGCAGCCGCTGGACAGACTTTCTGGAACATAAACCAGCCTTATGTTGACGCAGCCCCATTGGCGCAGTATAACGGTGAACCGGAGGTTTTGGCTATGGTTGGGACTGATGCTGAACGCTTTGATCGAACGGTACGTGAGAACATGGGTAATCGAAGACCTGGGTTTACGACCGAAATCGCCGGTACAATTGATATGCTCTGTTCAGAAGAGAGTGGGTGGACAACAGGAAGTGTAATTTGCGCGAATGGAGGTATGAAAATGTCAATCGCTTAG